The DNA region CCGATTACtttgtaaattaaattttaaaaaaattttaatatcaaatcgGAGTGTCCGATTTATTTgttgtgattttaaaatttttttttacaaatcgaAAGATCCGATTTGtttgttgtgattttttttaaaaaaatttaaatcggagggtccgatttatgTTACTAATAAATCGCATGAATCGATTTTTATTCCCAAAATAATCGGAGGGTCCaatttcaatattttaaataaaaaagttccaTGTTTGAGAATAACACCTTTAACATCCATACTTCTAAAAAACACGATTTCTACCccaatatcaaaaataatttgcaaCATAAAACTGGATGTTAATAAATCGAATACTCACGTTTTTTagtgttattaaaatttagtGTGTTAGTTTCACTGTAACATAAAATTAGATGTTAATAAATTGgatgttttgatttttaaaatacacaaattcaaccctttaatttatattttatcaaattttaaaatttcagtctTTCATAAAATTTGAGGGTCagatttttctaataattttattatttttcaaatttaacccTCAAATTTGTTAGCATCTATATTAAAAAAACACACCAAATTATCATTCCAACCATTATATAATACAGGTACATGATTTAGGAATAGTCAtggttatgtattttttattttaaggataataacgcttaaaacaaaaaaaaaaagaaaaatatatgtttGCAAATTGCAATGTAATTAACTCTTGGATGCATGTGTTTGGTGTAGCTCTCACTtcacaaaattattttatactatacCAAATATACCCCTTTCGTTTAGCAACTAAAAATTCATTTACAATGAAGAGAAAAAACTTCATATCATCAATACATCATGCAAAATGAAATTATCTATTAAACTATATTTCTTTTTATCTTCTGAGTGTTacgtatatataatataaaccaACTCTAGTGTCCTTTTCTAATTGAAACTTGGAACTTGAGATTCTCCAAATCAATAAGCTCAAAGTGACAATAATCACCATACTCCAATTTACACTCCTTAGTAAATTTGGTCCAACCTTGAGAAAATATTGCATACCCATTATTTGGATAATAAAGTAATTTCACCTTCCATTCTCTCTTCTCATCAACTTGCAAGGTTGCAAAATTGTTCCAATTCTTACACTGTAATTCTTTTATGTATTCAGTTGGTATCACCTACACCaaacaaaacataataataaaacttTATTAGTTCAAGAATAATGGTTAATAAATGatattaacaatatatataagacATATAGAATATAGTTGTTGCATTTAATCATTTATACACATGatgattattctaataaaattatattttcatacCGCATAATGACTTGTTCATGCTTGATGTGTATGGTGAAGTCATTCATTCTTGGGCATGAATCCGAAATTAGCTTTAGAAGTTTTATGCCTTTTAAGGaatggtgaagaagaagaagaaggaggcctATAAGAAGGGCCTTCTTGCTCTGAATATTCTAaagtgaacaaaaaaaaaataaaagtaaaaaaaatatcctaGAATATTGTACATTTTTCACAaattagcaaaaataaaaacaaagattggAGTTACATgtgttataaaaataattaatttttaattttactaaaaaataagtataaaaaacACACGaagtgtatcaaaattaagatctaataattgataattattttgagaaaatatataaaaaaatttaataaataatgagaATATAAGACCATGCAAATTAACATACATAACCCAATGCACACTTAGGAGTTCATTCCATTTTTACCCCTCTCTTTCTAAGATGACATAATAAAAAACGAACAgggaattaaattaattattgataaggAGATATATGTAAATTACCAGAAGAGCTAGGAGTCAAAGGGTCTTCTCCATAACTACGAATATGAACTTTGAATAAAATATCGATTGGATCGACCAACTCAAAGACACAAGCATCACCAAGTTTCAAATTATAGAATGTTGAGAATTTCTTCCAACCATTTGTAATTATAAATTGTCTGCAAGCAGAAATTCTCATCTGCACATCCCAACATTTCTTCGGATCATCAACAAGAAAGAGCTTTGCATTTCCTTCTCTTTTCCCAAGAATTGGTTTAGCAAAATAGCTTGGTATAACCTGTTTTCATCATTAATTATTAGTTATTAGtaatggcaaaaaaaaattggatgaatttcaagtgttaaaaaaatactactatataagataaaaaaaatctataaaattaaggtttaaaaaaataatgaaattgatGATATATGAAATAATAGTTACCAAGAGGTCTCTGTCAGAATAGGTTTTCCCAAGTGCACATACAAAAAAGGGATTCCCAGTTTGGAACCTACTCTTCACTTTCTCTTGAAACTTCTTCATGGTTTTATTGTCCAACACTTCTGAGTTATAAacaaaacttcaataaaattgcttTAAATTTGCATATAACAATTAACATTATTATAACatcctttttaaaagaaaaagaaaaagagaaattacCATAATCTTTTTCCTTGGCAATATAATCAAAACTCCTAGAAGCTCTCCTTTTTCTTTTAGTGTTATTGATTTCACCATCAATAATAGAGTAATCTTCAGGCTcttcttttataattttcttcCTTTTGAAACTATTGGTTTCATCATCGGAAATTACCAGAGGTGGTGGTGGAGGTGGTGATTGTAACGGTGTCAAGAGAGATTTTCGTCTTTTTCCATTAACAAACTCAAAAGAACAAGCATCACTCTTTTTTTCACtcttttcccctttttcaacaacattaacattaacattatcattttttttctttgacaCGGAATTAGAACAAGGGTACTTAATTTCTAAACCACTTGAACCCAAAACTATAACAtaaaacttattattattattattattattattattattattattattattattattattattattattattattattagtttttt from Arachis hypogaea cultivar Tifrunner chromosome 10, arahy.Tifrunner.gnm2.J5K5, whole genome shotgun sequence includes:
- the LOC112717071 gene encoding B3 domain-containing transcription factor VRN1; translated protein: MSSQERDVVHFFKVILEKNLLGDGFLRLPKNFVHKYWKEITSRSVFLSLPNGAELEVHWSRDENGDVLFGHGWKEFAQYVSLQATQFLLFRYEVKKTNNNNNNNNNNNNNNNNNNNNNNNKFYVIVLGSSGLEIKYPCSNSVSKKKNDNVNVNVVEKGEKSEKKSDACSFEFVNGKRRKSLLTPLQSPPPPPPLVISDDETNSFKRKKIIKEEPEDYSIIDGEINNTKRKRRASRSFDYIAKEKDYEVLDNKTMKKFQEKVKSRFQTGNPFFVCALGKTYSDRDLLVIPSYFAKPILGKREGNAKLFLVDDPKKCWDVQMRISACRQFIITNGWKKFSTFYNLKLGDACVFELVDPIDILFKVHIRSYGEDPLTPSSSGDTN